In Bombus vancouverensis nearcticus chromosome 1, iyBomVanc1_principal, whole genome shotgun sequence, a single genomic region encodes these proteins:
- the LOC143302848 gene encoding uncharacterized protein LOC143302848: MHEGRMATGAGEGGGHTALENTTATALTESSSSSSSSSVPTILAENNTSTNLPLPGPQQQTLHQVQQQQQTQQQQQQQQTHSRPPINLVTDLPANDTSEPTSGS; this comes from the coding sequence ATGCACGAGGGCCGAATGGCTACAGGGGCAGGGGAAGGTGGGGGCCACACGGCCCTCGAGAACACCACCGCGACGGCCCTTACGGAATCATCGTCGTCATCCTCCTCCTCCTCGGTACCGACGATTCTCGCCGAAAACAATACCTCGACTAACCTACCTTTGCCGGGACCTCAACAACAGACCCTTCATCAGgtacaacagcaacagcaaactcaacaacaacaacaacaacagcaaacGCACTCACGACCACCGATCAACTTGGTCACTGATCTGCCAGCGAATGATACATCAG
- the LOC117153627 gene encoding metallophosphoesterase domain-containing protein 1 isoform X3, translated as MKGLLLRSRQSMKIDIHPLTNNPTAAWRELSQQQKVIKINTKLPTTEAANDKLRVVCMSDTHSLTPFIKFDIPMGDVFIHAGDFTKCGSLQEVIEFNNWIGNLPHKNKIVIAGNHELSFDPTFTHPFSLQTSGNRQKHTGTSILDNIPTLGMSKDTLAEAIQTANVKEYLTNCTYLEDSETIIHGIKIYGTPWQPEFCKWAFNVPRGEACLSKWEMIPSDTDILVTHTPPVGHGDLCCSGVRAGCVELLSTVQNRVKPKVWHLI; from the exons ATGAAGGGTCTGTTGTTGAGGTCCCGGCAAAG CATGAAGATAGATATTCATCCATTAACAAACAATCCTACAGCAGCTTGGCGTGAACTGTCACAGCAGCAAAAAGTGATTAAAATAAATACCAAACTTCCAACAACTGAAGCAGCAAATGATAAA CTCCGTGTTGTTTGTATGAGTGATACTCATTCATTAACACCATTCATAAAATTCGATATACCCATGGGAGATGTGTTTATACATgctggagattttacaaaatgtgGTAGTTTACAAGAAGTCATAGAATTTAATAATTGGATTG GTAATTTGccacataaaaataaaatcgttaTAGCTGGTAATCATGAACTTAGCTTTGATCCCACATTTACTCATCCCTTTTCTTTACAAACCAGTGGAAATCGTCAAAAACATACAGGGACCAGTATTCTTGACAATATACCTACATTAGGAATGTCTAAGGATACTCTTGCAGAAGCAATACAGACCGCGAACGTTAaagaatatttaacaaattgcaCTTATTTAGAAGATTCAGAAACTATAATACatggaataaaaatatatggTACCCCATG GCAACCAGAATTTTGTAAGTGGGCATTTAATGTACCTCGTGGAGAAGCATGCCTTTCAAAATGGGAAATGATACCATCAGACACAGATATTCTTGTAACACACACACCTCCTGTAGGTCATGGAGATTTATGTTGTAGTGGCGTAAGAGCTGGATGTGTTGAGTTACTTTCTACAGTTCAAAATAGAGTTAAACCAAA GGTATGGCATCTCATCTGA
- the LOC117153627 gene encoding metallophosphoesterase domain-containing protein 1 isoform X2: MKIDIHPLTNNPTAAWRELSQQQKVIKINTKLPTTEAANDKLRVVCMSDTHSLTPFIKFDIPMGDVFIHAGDFTKCGSLQEVIEFNNWIGNLPHKNKIVIAGNHELSFDPTFTHPFSLQTSGNRQKHTGTSILDNIPTLGMSKDTLAEAIQTANVKEYLTNCTYLEDSETIIHGIKIYGTPWQPEFCKWAFNVPRGEACLSKWEMIPSDTDILVTHTPPVGHGDLCCSGVRAGCVELLSTVQNRVKPKYHVFGHIHEGYGISSDGKIIYVNASTCDLNYLPSNPPVVFDITLPPEHCKS; this comes from the exons ATGAAGATAGATATTCATCCATTAACAAACAATCCTACAGCAGCTTGGCGTGAACTGTCACAGCAGCAAAAAGTGATTAAAATAAATACCAAACTTCCAACAACTGAAGCAGCAAATGATAAA CTCCGTGTTGTTTGTATGAGTGATACTCATTCATTAACACCATTCATAAAATTCGATATACCCATGGGAGATGTGTTTATACATgctggagattttacaaaatgtgGTAGTTTACAAGAAGTCATAGAATTTAATAATTGGATTG GTAATTTGccacataaaaataaaatcgttaTAGCTGGTAATCATGAACTTAGCTTTGATCCCACATTTACTCATCCCTTTTCTTTACAAACCAGTGGAAATCGTCAAAAACATACAGGGACCAGTATTCTTGACAATATACCTACATTAGGAATGTCTAAGGATACTCTTGCAGAAGCAATACAGACCGCGAACGTTAaagaatatttaacaaattgcaCTTATTTAGAAGATTCAGAAACTATAATACatggaataaaaatatatggTACCCCATG GCAACCAGAATTTTGTAAGTGGGCATTTAATGTACCTCGTGGAGAAGCATGCCTTTCAAAATGGGAAATGATACCATCAGACACAGATATTCTTGTAACACACACACCTCCTGTAGGTCATGGAGATTTATGTTGTAGTGGCGTAAGAGCTGGATGTGTTGAGTTACTTTCTACAGTTCAAAATAGAGTTAAACCAAAGTATCATGTTTTTGGTCATATACATGaag GGTATGGCATCTCATCTGATGGGAAAATCATATATGTAAATGCATCAACGTgtgatttaaattatttaccaaGTAATCCACCAGTAGTTTTTGATATAACATTACCACCTGAACATTGCAAAtcataa
- the Mcad gene encoding medium-chain acyl-CoA dehydrogenase yields MFSRTIMKSVTYQKAMRTFSSTSDYAIGYNFELNDMQREMQELARKFTKEEIIPVAAEYDRSGKYPWDIVKKAWSLGLLNKHIPEYCGGMNVGTFEGCLVGEEFAYGCTGISTALEGSGLGQAPVIAFGTKEQHKKYLGRLIEEPLVAAYCVTEPGAGSDVAGVKTKAEKKGNEWIINGTKMWITNGGVANWYFLLARTNPDPKAPTGKAFTAFIVEREYEGVTPGRKELNMGQRASDTRMITFEDVRVPQENVLGKEGEGFKIAMKTFDKTRPMVAASSVGLAQRALDEAIKYATQRKAFNKVIGEHQAVAFMLADMSIGVETARLAWMKAAWAADRSLPIATNLASIAKCYGGDVANKCATDAVQIFGGAGFNTEYPVEKLMRDAKIYQIYEGTAQIQRLIISRYLLSEATQKNI; encoded by the exons ATGTTTTCACGAACG ATAATGAAAAGTGTAACGTATCAAAAGGCGATGAGAACATTTTCATCAACATCTGATTATGCTATAGGATATAACTTTG AACTAAATGATATGCAAAGAGAAATGCAAGAATTGGCTCGCAAATTTACAAAAGAAGAAATCATTCCAGTAGCTGCTGAATATGATAGAAGTGGAAAATATCCATGGGATATTGTGAAGAAAGCATGGAGTTTGGGTTTATTAAATAAACATATTCCTGAATATTGTG GAGGAATGAACGTTGGTACTTTTGAAGGTTGTTTAGTTGGAGAGGAATTTGCTTATGGCTGTACAGGAATATCAACTGCATTAGAAGGATCAGGATTAGGT CAAGCTCCTGTAATTGCATTTGGAACAAAAGAACAACACAAAAAATATCTTGGAAGACTTATCGAAGAACCACTTGTTGCT gcATATTGTGTTACCGAACCTGGAGCTGGATCAGATGTTGCAGGTGTTAAAACAAAGGctgaaaagaaaggaaatgaaTGGATCATTAATGGAACAAAAATGTGGATAACAAATGGAGGTGTTGCTAATTG GTATTTTCTATTAGCAAGGACAAATCCTGATCCAAAAGCTCCAACTGGTAAGGCTTTCACAGCTTTTATCGTAGAACGCGAGTACGAAGGTGTAACACCTGGTCGAAAA GAACTAAACATGGGTCAAAGAGCTTCCGATACTCGAATGATAACATTCGAAGACGTCCGTGTTCCACAAGAAAATGTTTTGGGCAAAGAAGGCGAAGGATTTAAGATTGCTATGAAAACTTTTGATAAAACTAGGCCAATG GTTGCAGCTTCATCTGTCGGTCTAGCTCAAAGAGCTCTTGACGAAGCTATAAAATACGCAACACAACGTAAAGCTTTTAATAAAGTAATAGGAGAACATCAAGCTGTAGCATTCATGCTCGCAGATATGTCGATCGGTGTTGAGACTGCTAGACTTGCATGGATGAAGGCAGCTTGGGCTGCCGATCGTAGTCTTCCAATAGCTACAAATCTTGCTAGCATTGCAAAGTGTTATGGTGGTGATGTAGCCAACAAATGTGCAACAGATGCTGTTcaa ATTTTCGGTGGTGCTGGATTCAACACCGAATATCCGGTAGAAAAATTGATGCGAGATgcaaaaatttatcaaatttacgAAGGTACTGCGCAAATCCAGAGACTTATAATCTCGCGTTATCTACTTTCTGAGGCTActcagaaaaatatataa
- the LOC117153627 gene encoding metallophosphoesterase domain-containing protein 1 isoform X1, with protein sequence MKGLLLRSRQSMKIDIHPLTNNPTAAWRELSQQQKVIKINTKLPTTEAANDKLRVVCMSDTHSLTPFIKFDIPMGDVFIHAGDFTKCGSLQEVIEFNNWIGNLPHKNKIVIAGNHELSFDPTFTHPFSLQTSGNRQKHTGTSILDNIPTLGMSKDTLAEAIQTANVKEYLTNCTYLEDSETIIHGIKIYGTPWQPEFCKWAFNVPRGEACLSKWEMIPSDTDILVTHTPPVGHGDLCCSGVRAGCVELLSTVQNRVKPKYHVFGHIHEGYGISSDGKIIYVNASTCDLNYLPSNPPVVFDITLPPEHCKS encoded by the exons ATGAAGGGTCTGTTGTTGAGGTCCCGGCAAAG CATGAAGATAGATATTCATCCATTAACAAACAATCCTACAGCAGCTTGGCGTGAACTGTCACAGCAGCAAAAAGTGATTAAAATAAATACCAAACTTCCAACAACTGAAGCAGCAAATGATAAA CTCCGTGTTGTTTGTATGAGTGATACTCATTCATTAACACCATTCATAAAATTCGATATACCCATGGGAGATGTGTTTATACATgctggagattttacaaaatgtgGTAGTTTACAAGAAGTCATAGAATTTAATAATTGGATTG GTAATTTGccacataaaaataaaatcgttaTAGCTGGTAATCATGAACTTAGCTTTGATCCCACATTTACTCATCCCTTTTCTTTACAAACCAGTGGAAATCGTCAAAAACATACAGGGACCAGTATTCTTGACAATATACCTACATTAGGAATGTCTAAGGATACTCTTGCAGAAGCAATACAGACCGCGAACGTTAaagaatatttaacaaattgcaCTTATTTAGAAGATTCAGAAACTATAATACatggaataaaaatatatggTACCCCATG GCAACCAGAATTTTGTAAGTGGGCATTTAATGTACCTCGTGGAGAAGCATGCCTTTCAAAATGGGAAATGATACCATCAGACACAGATATTCTTGTAACACACACACCTCCTGTAGGTCATGGAGATTTATGTTGTAGTGGCGTAAGAGCTGGATGTGTTGAGTTACTTTCTACAGTTCAAAATAGAGTTAAACCAAAGTATCATGTTTTTGGTCATATACATGaag GGTATGGCATCTCATCTGATGGGAAAATCATATATGTAAATGCATCAACGTgtgatttaaattatttaccaaGTAATCCACCAGTAGTTTTTGATATAACATTACCACCTGAACATTGCAAAtcataa
- the LOC117153627 gene encoding metallophosphoesterase domain-containing protein 1 isoform X4 encodes MSDTHSLTPFIKFDIPMGDVFIHAGDFTKCGSLQEVIEFNNWIGNLPHKNKIVIAGNHELSFDPTFTHPFSLQTSGNRQKHTGTSILDNIPTLGMSKDTLAEAIQTANVKEYLTNCTYLEDSETIIHGIKIYGTPWQPEFCKWAFNVPRGEACLSKWEMIPSDTDILVTHTPPVGHGDLCCSGVRAGCVELLSTVQNRVKPKYHVFGHIHEGYGISSDGKIIYVNASTCDLNYLPSNPPVVFDITLPPEHCKS; translated from the exons ATGAGTGATACTCATTCATTAACACCATTCATAAAATTCGATATACCCATGGGAGATGTGTTTATACATgctggagattttacaaaatgtgGTAGTTTACAAGAAGTCATAGAATTTAATAATTGGATTG GTAATTTGccacataaaaataaaatcgttaTAGCTGGTAATCATGAACTTAGCTTTGATCCCACATTTACTCATCCCTTTTCTTTACAAACCAGTGGAAATCGTCAAAAACATACAGGGACCAGTATTCTTGACAATATACCTACATTAGGAATGTCTAAGGATACTCTTGCAGAAGCAATACAGACCGCGAACGTTAaagaatatttaacaaattgcaCTTATTTAGAAGATTCAGAAACTATAATACatggaataaaaatatatggTACCCCATG GCAACCAGAATTTTGTAAGTGGGCATTTAATGTACCTCGTGGAGAAGCATGCCTTTCAAAATGGGAAATGATACCATCAGACACAGATATTCTTGTAACACACACACCTCCTGTAGGTCATGGAGATTTATGTTGTAGTGGCGTAAGAGCTGGATGTGTTGAGTTACTTTCTACAGTTCAAAATAGAGTTAAACCAAAGTATCATGTTTTTGGTCATATACATGaag GGTATGGCATCTCATCTGATGGGAAAATCATATATGTAAATGCATCAACGTgtgatttaaattatttaccaaGTAATCCACCAGTAGTTTTTGATATAACATTACCACCTGAACATTGCAAAtcataa